Proteins from a single region of Lates calcarifer isolate ASB-BC8 linkage group LG19, TLL_Latcal_v3, whole genome shotgun sequence:
- the LOC108889830 gene encoding eukaryotic translation initiation factor 5, whose product MSVNVNRSVSDQFYRYKMPRLIAKVEGKGNGIKTVIVNMVDVAKALNRPPTYPTKFFGCELGAQTQFDTKNDRYIVNGSHEANKLQDMLDGFIRKFVLCPECDNPETDLHVNPKKQTIGTSCKACGYRGMLDTRHKLCTFILKNPPESNESGSASVKKEKEKKNRKKDKENGSGSGEAGNHDNFDAPQAVDGDDDDEDWAEETTEEAQRRRMEEISDHAKNLTLSEDLEKPLEERVNLFYNFVKQKKESGTIDGADKEILAEAERLDVKAMGPLILSELLFNENIRDQIKKYKRHFLRFCHNNKKAQKYLLGGFECVVKLHQVQLLPRVPIILKDLYDADLLEEDVIFAWAEKVSKKYVSKELAKEIHAKAAPFVKWLKEAEEESEGSEEEEEEDDENVEVVYSSSARELKVETVKPDTPEKEEDDIDIDAI is encoded by the exons GTTGAAGGCAAAGGGAATGGAATCAAGACAGTTATTGTCAACATGGTTGATGTTGCAAAGGCACTGAACAGGCCTCCAACAT ACCCGACCAAGTTTTTTGGTTGTGAACTCGGCGCTCAGACCCAGTTTGATACCAAAAACGACCGTTACATCGTCAACGGATCCCACGAGGCGAACAAGTTGCAGGACATGCTTGATGGGTTCATCAGAAAATTTGTGCTGTGTCCCGAGTGTGACAACCCTGAAACTGATCTG CATGTCAATCCCAAGAAACAAACCATTGGCACTTCCTGTAAGGCCTGTGGATACCGCGGCATGCTTGACACCAGACACAAACTCTGCACGTTCATCCTCAAAAACCCACCGG AGAGCAATGAGAGTGGATCCGCATCtgtaaagaaagagaaggagaagaagaaccGCAAGAAGGACAAGGAGAACGGCTCTGGCAGCGGCGAGGCTGGAAACCACGACAACTTTGACGCCCCCCAGGCTGTG GACGGAGACGACGACGACGAGGACTGGGCGGAGGAGACTACAGAGGAGGCGCAGCGGAGGCGAATGGAGGAGATCAGCGACCACGCTAAGAACCTGACGCTCAGCGAGGACCTGGAGAAACCCCTGGAGGAGAGGGTCAACCTGTTCTACAACTTTGTCAAA CAAAAGAAGGAGAGTGGAACCATCGACGGAGCTGATAAGGAGATCTTGGCGGAGGCAGAGCGTCTGGATGTGAAGGCCATGGGCCCCCTCATCCTCAGCGAGCTGCTCTTCAACGAGAACATCCGCGACCAGATCAAGAAGTACAAACGCCACTTCCTGCGA TTCTGCCACAACAACAAGAAGGCCCAGAAGTATCTGTTGGGAGGCTTCGAGTGTGTCGTGAAGCTGCATCAGGTCCAGCTGCTGCCACGAGTTCCCATCATCCTCAAAGACCTGTACGACGCTGACCTGCTGGAGGAGGACGTCATCTTCGCCTGGGCAGAGAAG gTTTCTAAGAAATACGTCTCTAAGGAACTTGCCAAAGAGATCCACGCCAAGGCCGCGCCCTTCGTCAAATGGCTgaaggaggcggaggaggagagcgagggcagcgaggaggaggaggaggaagatgatgagaACGTAGAG GTGGTGTACTCGTCCTCCGCCCGCGAGCTCAAAGTGGAGACTGTGAAACCAGACACGCCTGAAAAAGAAGAGGACGACATTGACATTGATGCGATCTGA